Proteins co-encoded in one Coregonus clupeaformis isolate EN_2021a chromosome 5, ASM2061545v1, whole genome shotgun sequence genomic window:
- the LOC121566527 gene encoding carboxypeptidase D isoform X1 — MATYLREHRHSASKLCVSLFVFLLFVVVPITALSVGEARLVRSNTAAKEEVEDYTKYYNYVEMTRLLKFMALKYPNIANLSSIGQSVQGRELWVMRITKDPNADVPGKPKCKYVGNMHGDETISRQVLVYLVDYLLTRYGEDPRITELVTSTDIYIMPSMNPDGFERSREGDCSGDAGGRSNARGMDLNRSFPDQFDNINVQQEDIPEVTAVIKWILEKRFVLSGNLHGGTVVASYPFDDSASHKMQGYYSRSVDDNLFKHLALTYAKNHPVMRTGEPKCPDTPDETFEDGIVNGAKWYDVPGGMQDYNYLNGNCLEITIELSCCKFPPASELKKEWDYNRESLIAYLEQVHIGVRGYVKDAANGTALPDVRIVVAGINHNLTTAQFGDYYRLLLPGTYNVSAIATGYMSMTVVGVQVVEGKATELNFTLAPLGNEPTVGITVPFTPTITTTTVPTTTSDPDSTTIETSSTTSEMGTSVANESSTPQEAQPPAQPEHQPIQPQDFRHHHYNDMELFLRRYSNGFRSIAHLYSIGKSAEDRELYVMVISDNPTVHEPGEPEFKYIANMHGNEVVGRELLLNLIEYLCRNYGSDPEVTQLVNTTRIHIMPSMNPDGYEIAREGDVRGYTGRNNSNNFDLNRNFPDQFTTITEPRQPETIAVMKWLKNNPFVLSANLHGGSLVVNYPYDDDKQGRTEYSKCPDDKVFKLVARAYSQENALMHKGHPCEDLYPSEFFEDGITNGANWYNVPGGMQDWNYLNTNCFEVTIELGCVKYPKAQHLPLYWDQNRRALLQYIHQVHRGVKGMVIDIKDGTGIPNATITVEEIDHPITTNLDGEYWRLLVPGTYHLTASARGYNSVKIYATVPEEGVELVDFRLTRVRSEPNGQAPKDPRATQDPAEEVFQSFIKDLSLGQGLEQLVQSTATESSFRYRHYKELSEFLRGLTLNFPKITSLHSLGQSVEYRTIWALEISNKPDEPETAEPKIRLVGGIHGNAPVGTELLLEFAAFLCINYGKNPTITRLINETRIVILPSINPDGRELAREKQCTSTVGMTNAHGKDLDTDFFGNASQRVVMAQPETRAVMDLILERGFTLSVALDGGSLLATYPYDKPVQPVENEETLKYLANVYARNHPKMHLGDTGCPSNGQTSSSPPLSPVGNIPDGVLRAAERQSHMGSMKDFSVDFGHCPEITVYTGCCLFPPAEQLATLWAENRKALLSMLVEVHKGVRGMVKDKSGKPIVGAMIVLNGGVRVFTAEGGYFHALLAPGNHNIEAVADGYQQQRQEVVVSSYEAATSIIIEFDMDNRIFGLPREFVVATAAASMTALVVTACIIWCVCAAKSNQQKDGFHRLRQHRDDYEDEIRLTSMGSKKSLLSNEFQDESESDEDTLYANADKL, encoded by the exons ATGGCAACATATTTGCGGGAGCATCGACATTCAGCGTCGAAACTATGCGTCTCACTTTTCGTCTTCCTCCTTTTTGTTGTTGTCCCCATCACGGCTCTGAGCGTCGGCGAGGCGAGGCTTGTCAGAAGCAACACCGCCGCGAAAGAGGAGGTAGAAGACTATACAAAATACTACAATTATGTGGAAATGACCCGGCTACTGAAGTTCATGGCCCTGAAATACCCTAACATTGCCAACCTGTCCAGTATAGGCCAGTCCGTGCAGGGCAGGGAGTTGTGGGTTATGCGAATCACAAAGGACCCCAACGCTGACGTACCGGGAAAACCCAAATGTAAATACGTGGGGAACATGCACGGGGACGAAACTATCTCGAGGCAAGTATTGGTGTACCTTGTGGACTACCTATTGACGAGGTATGGAGAGGACCCGCGTATCACGGAGTTGGTGACGAGCACGGATATTTACATTATGCCCAGTATGAACCCAGACGGGTTCGAGAGGTCCAGAGAGGGGGACTGCAGTGGCGACGCGGGGGGTCGTTCCAACGCCAGGGGCATGGACCTCAACCGAAGTTTTCCTGACCAGTTTGACAACATCAACGTCCAACAAGAGGATATTCCCGAGGTTACAGCTGTCATTAAATGGATCCTGGAGAAAAG GTTTGTCCTGTCAGGGAACCTGCATGGTGGCACTGTGGTGGCCAGCTACCCCTTTGATGACTCAGCCTCCCACAAGATGCAGGGTTACTACAGCCGCTCTGTGGACGACAACCTGTTTAAACACCTGGCGCTGACCTACGCCAAGAACCACCCCGTCATGAGGACCGGGGAGCCCAAGTGCCCAGATACCCCCGACGAGACTTTCGAGGATGGCATTGTCAACGGGGCAAAGTGGTACGATGTACCCG GAGGCATGCAGGACTATAACTACCTGAATGGAAATTGCCTGGAGATCACCATAGAACTGAGCTGCTGTAAATTTCCCCCGGCCTCCGAGTTAAAGAAAGAGTGGGACTACAACAGGGAGTCACTCATTGCCTACCTGGAGCAG GTTCACATTGGAGTGAGAGGCTATGTGAAGGACGCTGCCAATGGGACAGCGCTGCCTGATGTCAGGATCGTGGTGGCAGGCATCAACCATAACCTGACCACGGCCCAGTTTGGTGACTACTACCGCCTGCTGCTCCCTGGGACATACAACGTCTCAGCTATAGCCACGGG GTACATGTCCATGACAGTAGTTGGGGTTCAAGTGGTGGAGGGCAAGGCCACCGAGCTCAACTTCACCCTGGCACCactgggaaatgaacccacagtTGGCATAACCGTACCCTTTACccccaccatcaccactaccaccgTCCCTACCACAACCTCTGACCCTGACTCCACCACCATCGAGACCTCCAGCACCACCTCTGAGATGGGGACCTCTGTGGCCAACGAGAGCTCCACTCCCCAGGAGGCTCAGCCCCCAGCCCAGCCTGAGCACCAGCCCATCCAGCCACAGGACTTCCGCCATCACCACTACAATGACATGGAGCTGTTCCTGCGCAG GTACAGCAACGGGTTCCGTTCCATCGCTCATCTCTACTCCATTGGGAAGTCAGCAGAGGACCGTGAGCTCTACGTCATGGTGATATCAGACAACCCCACCGTCCACGAGCCAG GTGAACCAGAGTTCAAGTACATAGCTAACATGCACGGGAACGAGGTGGTGGGACGCGAGCTGCTCCTCAACCTCATTGAGTACCTGTGCCGTAACTATGGCAGCGACCCTGAGGTCACCCAGCTGGTCAACACGACCCGGATACACATCATGCCTTCCATGAACCCAGATGGTTATGAGATCGCCAGGGAGG GTGATGTCAGAGGGTACACGGGACGCAACAACAGTAACAACTTTGACCTGAACCGTAACTTCCCTGACCAGTTTACTACCATCACTGAACCCAGGCAGCCAGAGACCATCGCTGTGAtgaagtggctcaagaataatCCCTTCGTGCTCTCAGCCAACCTACATGGGG GGTCATTGGTGGTCAACTACCCATATGATGATGACAAGCAGGGACGTACGGAGTACAGCAAGTGTCCTGATGACAAGGTCTTTAAACTGGTGGCCAGAGCCTACTCTCAG GAAAATGCTCTGATGCACAAAGGGCACCCTTGTGAGGACCTTTACCCATCGGAGTTCTTTGAGGACGGCATCACCAACGGCGCCAACTGGTACAATGTTCCCG GTGGGATGCAGGACTGGAACTACCTGAACACTAACTGTTTTGAGGTGACCATAGAGTTGGGCTGTGTGAAGTACCCTAAAGCCCAGCACCTGCCTTTGTACTGGGACCAGAACCGCAGAGCCTTACTGCAGTACATCCACCAG GTCCACAGAGGAGTGAAGGGCATGGTGATAGACATTAAAGATGGTACAGGAATCCCTAATGCCACCATCACGGTGGAGGAGATTGATCATCCAATCACAACCAACCTAGATGGAGAATACTGGAGACTTCTGGTCCCTGGAACGTACCACCTCACAGCCTCCGCACGGGG GTACAACTCGGTAAAGATCTACGCCACAGTGCCAGAGGAGGGGGTGGAGCTGGTAGACTTCCGGCTGACACGGGTGCGTTCGGAGCCCAACGGCCAGGCCCCCAAGGACCCCAGGGCCACCCAGGACCCTGCAGAGGAGGTGTTCCAGAGCTTCATTAAGGACCTGTCTCTGGGCCAGGGGCTGGAGCAGCTGGTTCAGAGTACTGCCACAGAGAGCAGCttcagatacagacactacaaggAGCTGTCTGAGTTCCTGAGGGGTTTGACGCTCAacttccccaagatcacctcccTACATAG TTTGGGCCAGAGTGTGGAGTACAGGACCATCTGGGCCTTGGAGATCTCCAACAAACCAGACGAGCCTGAAACGGCCGAGCCCAAGATCCGCTTGGTGGGAGGTATCCATGGCAACGCCCCCGTGGGCACAGAGCTCCTGCTGGAGTTCGCTGCCTTCCTCTGCATCAACTATGGCAAGAACCCCACCATTACCAGG TTGATAAACGAGACGCGGATCGTCATCCTTCCCTCCATCAACCCAGATGGACGAGAGCTGGCCAGAGAGAAACAGTGCACCTCTACTGTGGGCATGACCAACGCACACGGGAAAGATCTGGACACTGACTTCTTCG GTAATGCCTCCCAGCGCGTGGTGATGGCTCAGCCAGAGACCAGGGCAGTGATGGACCTGATCTTAGAGAGGGGCTTCACACTCTCTGTAGCCCTGGATGGAGGCTCCCTGTTGGCTACTTACCCCTACGACAAGCCTGTACAGCCAG TTGAAAATGAGGAAACTTTGAAGTACCTGGCCAATGTGTACGCCAGAAACCATCCCAAGATGCACCTGGGGGATACAGGATGTCCAAGCAATGGCCAAA cctcctcttctcctcctctctccccagtggGTAACATCCCAGATGGAGTACTCAGGGCAGCAGAGAGACAAAGTCACATGGGCAGCATGAAG gacTTCAGTGTGGACTTTGGCCACTGTCCAGAGATCACGGTGTATACAGGCTGCTGTCTGTTCCCCCCGGCCGAGCAGCTGGCCACGCTGTGGGCTGAGAACAGGAAGGCACTGCTCAGCATGCTGGTGGAG gtCCATAAAGGTGTGCGTGGCATGGTGAAGGATAAGAGTGGGAAGCCCATCGTGGGGGCCATGATAGTGTTGAACGGGGGTGTGAGGGTGTTCACTGCAGAGGGAGGCTACTTCCATGCTCTGCTGGCACCAGGAAACCACAACATAGAGGCTGTGGCTGATGGCTACCAGCAACAACGGCAGGAGGTGGTTGTGTCGTCATATGAAGCCGCCACGTCCATCATCATTGAGTTTGACATGGACAACCGCATTTTTGGCCTGCCCCGGGAGTTTGTTGTGGCTACTGCAG
- the LOC121566527 gene encoding carboxypeptidase D isoform X2, with amino-acid sequence MATYLREHRHSASKLCVSLFVFLLFVVVPITALSVGEARLVRSNTAAKEEVEDYTKYYNYVEMTRLLKFMALKYPNIANLSSIGQSVQGRELWVMRITKDPNADVPGKPKCKYVGNMHGDETISRQVLVYLVDYLLTRYGEDPRITELVTSTDIYIMPSMNPDGFERSREGDCSGDAGGRSNARGMDLNRSFPDQFDNINVQQEDIPEVTAVIKWILEKRFVLSGNLHGGTVVASYPFDDSASHKMQGYYSRSVDDNLFKHLALTYAKNHPVMRTGEPKCPDTPDETFEDGIVNGAKWYDVPGGMQDYNYLNGNCLEITIELSCCKFPPASELKKEWDYNRESLIAYLEQVHIGVRGYVKDAANGTALPDVRIVVAGINHNLTTAQFGDYYRLLLPGTYNVSAIATGYMSMTVVGVQVVEGKATELNFTLAPLGNEPTVGITVPFTPTITTTTVPTTTSDPDSTTIETSSTTSEMGTSVANESSTPQEAQPPAQPEHQPIQPQDFRHHHYNDMELFLRRYSNGFRSIAHLYSIGKSAEDRELYVMVISDNPTVHEPGEPEFKYIANMHGNEVVGRELLLNLIEYLCRNYGSDPEVTQLVNTTRIHIMPSMNPDGYEIAREGDVRGYTGRNNSNNFDLNRNFPDQFTTITEPRQPETIAVMKWLKNNPFVLSANLHGGSLVVNYPYDDDKQGRTEYSKCPDDKVFKLVARAYSQENALMHKGHPCEDLYPSEFFEDGITNGANWYNVPGGMQDWNYLNTNCFEVTIELGCVKYPKAQHLPLYWDQNRRALLQYIHQVHRGVKGMVIDIKDGTGIPNATITVEEIDHPITTNLDGEYWRLLVPGTYHLTASARGYNSVKIYATVPEEGVELVDFRLTRVRSEPNGQAPKDPRATQDPAEEVFQSFIKDLSLGQGLEQLVQSTATESSFRYRHYKELSEFLRGLTLNFPKITSLHSLGQSVEYRTIWALEISNKPDEPETAEPKIRLVGGIHGNAPVGTELLLEFAAFLCINYGKNPTITRLINETRIVILPSINPDGRELAREKQCTSTVGMTNAHGKDLDTDFFGNASQRVVMAQPETRAVMDLILERGFTLSVALDGGSLLATYPYDKPVQPVENEETLKYLANVYARNHPKMHLGDTGCPSNGQMGNIPDGVLRAAERQSHMGSMKDFSVDFGHCPEITVYTGCCLFPPAEQLATLWAENRKALLSMLVEVHKGVRGMVKDKSGKPIVGAMIVLNGGVRVFTAEGGYFHALLAPGNHNIEAVADGYQQQRQEVVVSSYEAATSIIIEFDMDNRIFGLPREFVVATAAASMTALVVTACIIWCVCAAKSNQQKDGFHRLRQHRDDYEDEIRLTSMGSKKSLLSNEFQDESESDEDTLYANADKL; translated from the exons ATGGCAACATATTTGCGGGAGCATCGACATTCAGCGTCGAAACTATGCGTCTCACTTTTCGTCTTCCTCCTTTTTGTTGTTGTCCCCATCACGGCTCTGAGCGTCGGCGAGGCGAGGCTTGTCAGAAGCAACACCGCCGCGAAAGAGGAGGTAGAAGACTATACAAAATACTACAATTATGTGGAAATGACCCGGCTACTGAAGTTCATGGCCCTGAAATACCCTAACATTGCCAACCTGTCCAGTATAGGCCAGTCCGTGCAGGGCAGGGAGTTGTGGGTTATGCGAATCACAAAGGACCCCAACGCTGACGTACCGGGAAAACCCAAATGTAAATACGTGGGGAACATGCACGGGGACGAAACTATCTCGAGGCAAGTATTGGTGTACCTTGTGGACTACCTATTGACGAGGTATGGAGAGGACCCGCGTATCACGGAGTTGGTGACGAGCACGGATATTTACATTATGCCCAGTATGAACCCAGACGGGTTCGAGAGGTCCAGAGAGGGGGACTGCAGTGGCGACGCGGGGGGTCGTTCCAACGCCAGGGGCATGGACCTCAACCGAAGTTTTCCTGACCAGTTTGACAACATCAACGTCCAACAAGAGGATATTCCCGAGGTTACAGCTGTCATTAAATGGATCCTGGAGAAAAG GTTTGTCCTGTCAGGGAACCTGCATGGTGGCACTGTGGTGGCCAGCTACCCCTTTGATGACTCAGCCTCCCACAAGATGCAGGGTTACTACAGCCGCTCTGTGGACGACAACCTGTTTAAACACCTGGCGCTGACCTACGCCAAGAACCACCCCGTCATGAGGACCGGGGAGCCCAAGTGCCCAGATACCCCCGACGAGACTTTCGAGGATGGCATTGTCAACGGGGCAAAGTGGTACGATGTACCCG GAGGCATGCAGGACTATAACTACCTGAATGGAAATTGCCTGGAGATCACCATAGAACTGAGCTGCTGTAAATTTCCCCCGGCCTCCGAGTTAAAGAAAGAGTGGGACTACAACAGGGAGTCACTCATTGCCTACCTGGAGCAG GTTCACATTGGAGTGAGAGGCTATGTGAAGGACGCTGCCAATGGGACAGCGCTGCCTGATGTCAGGATCGTGGTGGCAGGCATCAACCATAACCTGACCACGGCCCAGTTTGGTGACTACTACCGCCTGCTGCTCCCTGGGACATACAACGTCTCAGCTATAGCCACGGG GTACATGTCCATGACAGTAGTTGGGGTTCAAGTGGTGGAGGGCAAGGCCACCGAGCTCAACTTCACCCTGGCACCactgggaaatgaacccacagtTGGCATAACCGTACCCTTTACccccaccatcaccactaccaccgTCCCTACCACAACCTCTGACCCTGACTCCACCACCATCGAGACCTCCAGCACCACCTCTGAGATGGGGACCTCTGTGGCCAACGAGAGCTCCACTCCCCAGGAGGCTCAGCCCCCAGCCCAGCCTGAGCACCAGCCCATCCAGCCACAGGACTTCCGCCATCACCACTACAATGACATGGAGCTGTTCCTGCGCAG GTACAGCAACGGGTTCCGTTCCATCGCTCATCTCTACTCCATTGGGAAGTCAGCAGAGGACCGTGAGCTCTACGTCATGGTGATATCAGACAACCCCACCGTCCACGAGCCAG GTGAACCAGAGTTCAAGTACATAGCTAACATGCACGGGAACGAGGTGGTGGGACGCGAGCTGCTCCTCAACCTCATTGAGTACCTGTGCCGTAACTATGGCAGCGACCCTGAGGTCACCCAGCTGGTCAACACGACCCGGATACACATCATGCCTTCCATGAACCCAGATGGTTATGAGATCGCCAGGGAGG GTGATGTCAGAGGGTACACGGGACGCAACAACAGTAACAACTTTGACCTGAACCGTAACTTCCCTGACCAGTTTACTACCATCACTGAACCCAGGCAGCCAGAGACCATCGCTGTGAtgaagtggctcaagaataatCCCTTCGTGCTCTCAGCCAACCTACATGGGG GGTCATTGGTGGTCAACTACCCATATGATGATGACAAGCAGGGACGTACGGAGTACAGCAAGTGTCCTGATGACAAGGTCTTTAAACTGGTGGCCAGAGCCTACTCTCAG GAAAATGCTCTGATGCACAAAGGGCACCCTTGTGAGGACCTTTACCCATCGGAGTTCTTTGAGGACGGCATCACCAACGGCGCCAACTGGTACAATGTTCCCG GTGGGATGCAGGACTGGAACTACCTGAACACTAACTGTTTTGAGGTGACCATAGAGTTGGGCTGTGTGAAGTACCCTAAAGCCCAGCACCTGCCTTTGTACTGGGACCAGAACCGCAGAGCCTTACTGCAGTACATCCACCAG GTCCACAGAGGAGTGAAGGGCATGGTGATAGACATTAAAGATGGTACAGGAATCCCTAATGCCACCATCACGGTGGAGGAGATTGATCATCCAATCACAACCAACCTAGATGGAGAATACTGGAGACTTCTGGTCCCTGGAACGTACCACCTCACAGCCTCCGCACGGGG GTACAACTCGGTAAAGATCTACGCCACAGTGCCAGAGGAGGGGGTGGAGCTGGTAGACTTCCGGCTGACACGGGTGCGTTCGGAGCCCAACGGCCAGGCCCCCAAGGACCCCAGGGCCACCCAGGACCCTGCAGAGGAGGTGTTCCAGAGCTTCATTAAGGACCTGTCTCTGGGCCAGGGGCTGGAGCAGCTGGTTCAGAGTACTGCCACAGAGAGCAGCttcagatacagacactacaaggAGCTGTCTGAGTTCCTGAGGGGTTTGACGCTCAacttccccaagatcacctcccTACATAG TTTGGGCCAGAGTGTGGAGTACAGGACCATCTGGGCCTTGGAGATCTCCAACAAACCAGACGAGCCTGAAACGGCCGAGCCCAAGATCCGCTTGGTGGGAGGTATCCATGGCAACGCCCCCGTGGGCACAGAGCTCCTGCTGGAGTTCGCTGCCTTCCTCTGCATCAACTATGGCAAGAACCCCACCATTACCAGG TTGATAAACGAGACGCGGATCGTCATCCTTCCCTCCATCAACCCAGATGGACGAGAGCTGGCCAGAGAGAAACAGTGCACCTCTACTGTGGGCATGACCAACGCACACGGGAAAGATCTGGACACTGACTTCTTCG GTAATGCCTCCCAGCGCGTGGTGATGGCTCAGCCAGAGACCAGGGCAGTGATGGACCTGATCTTAGAGAGGGGCTTCACACTCTCTGTAGCCCTGGATGGAGGCTCCCTGTTGGCTACTTACCCCTACGACAAGCCTGTACAGCCAG TTGAAAATGAGGAAACTTTGAAGTACCTGGCCAATGTGTACGCCAGAAACCATCCCAAGATGCACCTGGGGGATACAGGATGTCCAAGCAATGGCCAAA tggGTAACATCCCAGATGGAGTACTCAGGGCAGCAGAGAGACAAAGTCACATGGGCAGCATGAAG gacTTCAGTGTGGACTTTGGCCACTGTCCAGAGATCACGGTGTATACAGGCTGCTGTCTGTTCCCCCCGGCCGAGCAGCTGGCCACGCTGTGGGCTGAGAACAGGAAGGCACTGCTCAGCATGCTGGTGGAG gtCCATAAAGGTGTGCGTGGCATGGTGAAGGATAAGAGTGGGAAGCCCATCGTGGGGGCCATGATAGTGTTGAACGGGGGTGTGAGGGTGTTCACTGCAGAGGGAGGCTACTTCCATGCTCTGCTGGCACCAGGAAACCACAACATAGAGGCTGTGGCTGATGGCTACCAGCAACAACGGCAGGAGGTGGTTGTGTCGTCATATGAAGCCGCCACGTCCATCATCATTGAGTTTGACATGGACAACCGCATTTTTGGCCTGCCCCGGGAGTTTGTTGTGGCTACTGCAG